From the genome of Periplaneta americana isolate PAMFEO1 chromosome 17, P.americana_PAMFEO1_priV1, whole genome shotgun sequence:
AATGTGGCAGTGTCCacttttccttccatttccaGCTGATACAACAGCTAATTCAGCATTCATTCTATGGAGTGTGTGTGCCAGACACTTCCACACAAACACATTCTGGCTTTCTCAGTGCTACAGGTGATGCAGGGACGAACCAGCTGGCCACCTAGTTCAAGCAGGAATAGACGTCTCATTGCTTCATTTTTCAGTCAGGAGTCGAGAGAGTGTTCATACAACTGCCGTCATTTATCTTGCAGAACAGTCGTACAGACCACCTCACAAGTTGTGTTCTCTCCAGCCATCTTGTCCACAGTGTTCACCCCTGCTTTGATTTTGTTATAGTCGAATATTATTTTTGGCTTGAAATCGTTGTCTTCCTTTGAACAAGACTTGTCATGATGCTGTGATGACAGGAGAACAACACAGTCTTTTTTCTTTGAAtataagaagtcagtagaatcACCATGACACCcacaaagaaggaaataaattctCTCCTTCCTGTATTTTGAACAGTTTCGAAACGACAGCTTTGTTGTTCCTGATAGTGCCAGTGTGGGTTAGGATATTTGCTAGAAGATTTTCGTCAAATTATAGCTTGTAAAGAAGTTGTCTCTTAGCCCTTCGTCCTGTCCCATAGAGAGCTTATGTACCATATTGGACAATTCTCATTCCTTGGTTGTTGTCTGTTCTCTGGAGACGCCTTCCATTTCCCGCCTGTGTATACTTGCATGTTATGAGTATGATATGCGTTTCTATCTGGACAGACTTATATACCAAATTTCCTGGGTTTGGTTCTGATAAACCTTGAAAGAACAATATTCAAGGGGAGGTAAGAGATACTCATCGACGCTAATGCAATCAGTAGGAGAGTATGAAATTCTTAAGTTTGCTACAGACATCAGAACTACAGTATGCGggaaaacaaacgacactgaaattattgctcatctgctgtTTACGTTCTCCTAGCaacgtagtatttatttattctgtatgatggtttgacatattgtgaattcagtgttgtgttaatttctgcaattatggttctgaCAACAGAGGATAAGGTGTGGAACATTATATCATTGGTCGTCAGAAAAGGCAAGTTGCTTCACGTTAAAGAACAGTACGAGGAGCGATTTAATGAGGCATCAAATAACAGAACATTGTTACCTTCGTTGACAAGTTCCTTTATGCAGGATCAGTCTTATATCAACGAAAGGGGACAACAAGGTGCCGAAGAACCGTCACCACAAACAAGAGAGTTATGGACGAGTTCTCGAACAGGTGTTGCAGTCTTCAAAGCATAGTCTACGACGAGCATCGCTAAAACTTGGTGTGAGCGAAAAGTTTGTTCAGCGGATGTTCAAAGAGCTGGGTGGGTTTGCATACCGCATTCAAGTTGATTGCAATATTGCAGCTGAGCATTATCCATGAGATACCAGGATCCAAATTTCTTCAGCAACATATGATTTCAGATGAAAACCATATTCACCTTGATGGCTACATCAGCCGACAAATAACTCGTTTTGTTGGGTTTCGACGGCCTGATGTCGTTACACAGAAATCACTGCACAGTGTGCTAGTTACAGTTTGATGCGCCGTGCCCGGTCATGGAATATTAGGCTTTTATTTCGTCGAGGATGCTGCACAGAATCCAAAAAACTTTCAACCAGGAACTCTACAGAGACCTCATTATTATTCCTTTTGTGCGGGATTTGCACCGTTTTTGTCACGCCAGAAATCTATTCCATCGACAATGGATGCAGCAAGATGGAGCTACAGCCCATACGGCGGGGGAGTCACTTGCCATTCCGCAACGACACTTTGGAAATCGCCTAATTTCTCATGGAAGTCCATTCCCACAATCTTTATGCTTCCCATATGCCCCATACATACGCATCTGGAGCTTGCATATGGGGCGTGctgaaagaattaattttgaagacaaATGAACCACCCACTGAATTACGTGAGATTACATTTTTTGCGTCCTTACAGCAACCTTTGTTcatcaatatgttcaataatatTCAGAAACGTTATGGACAGTGTGTGGCACATGATGGTACGCATTTAGAACACATACTGTACCAACTCAAATAACTTTTCAGTGTCGATTCTTTTGCCTCATATTGTATTTCTCTCAATGGATCAATTTATCCTCTTCTCGTCGTTCACTGCCAATATTCTTATCGCCGAACCGGAGAAACAATTTTATTCAGTAggcttaatatatttttataattgagGACCTCAGTGCACTAATGACAAAgccaacaaaattatatttccactttacctCTTTGTAAAAGTGCGCGAAATGCGATGCCCTAACGAAAGTTATACTGAATTCCCTTGGGAAAACTGGAAATGACGATTAGGCCGATTTACGCTATGAAAAGAACTATGTGAGGATCTCTTTAAAGCAACAAACTCGAAATGCAAATTTCATTTGTGGGGCCATTTGTGCGCCGAGAGCCTCAATTGTAAATTACATTGTTACAGGGGTTTGAAACCATAGTTACCATTTTAACATTGGCAAAACAACAAATACCAAGTTGGAGATTATACCAATACAAATTTTGTCATAATAATGCTTACTACCAAATCGAATCAGTTATGTTCCACTgccaaattttccaaattttaaagtgacaaaataaagaaactataatCCATTTGTATATGTCATAAGAATATGGCATAGAATAAGTTATAGCACATTTGCAATCTCgaattaggaaactattttcagaAAGTAGCACGGTCAGGTGCAAAACCTGTAGAGCAAAGGTTAATGATTTTTTCTTTATGTTTATCATATTCTTGATTAATAGTAAtgttcataaaaatataattatactcTTGTTTTTCTGTTACTAAGAAGAGTACCGTATGTAACTGTAAGatggaaatgtaattttatttacttcCAAGGGCCTTGAAACatcaattttttttacctttaacatacatttctttttttataatcGTGCACAAAGTCACCGAACTGGCAAGTGACTTTGGACAGAGAAGTTTCTTAAGAAATAGAATGCCAAGTAAGGGTTGACAAATAGGatattttcacataaaatttgttttcttcGTCAAGACTAGAATCTTGAGACAATTTTGATACTTCCACCATTACTCATTAATTATTTACAAGGATGTATCTCTAATGGTAATCTACCTCCTGGTGAAATAGTTTTGTTTAGGTTTGAAATTTCAGTAATTGAATGTAAGCTATAAGTTTTTGTTGCGACTATTTTATAAAgtgattatatattttatatattttcgtcAGGTTTGCAGCTATCAATGAAAGAACTATATCATCAGAATTGGGCGATATTGCACAAAAAGAGAGCGAGACTGTGTGTGAGATTCCCAAGAATTCAGGCTCCTCGGGAAAACCTGTGCGGTCTCATGAAGAGAAGAAGCAGTTGGAATTTGaaacgtcaaaaatatatatcttgaaTTCGACAAAACCGAACGAATATTTACTCAAGCATGCAGGCAAAAATCCTTTCAAATGCGATGCTTGTGGTAAGTGTCTCTCGAAGTCGAGTAGCCTAAAACGGCATGAACGCTTGCACAAAGGTGAGAAACCTTTTATATGTGAAGAGTGTGGTAAGTGTTTCACACTGTCGTCTAATCTAAAATGCCATCAACGAATACACagaggcgagaaacctttcaaatgcgatattTGTTGTAAGTGTTTCTTCGATTCGAAAAGCCTGAAAAGGCATGAACGAATGCACACAGGTGAGAAACCTTTCAGATGTATTATTTGTGGTTTGTGTTTCTCACATTCGAGTGGCCTAAAATGCCATGAACGCCTTCACACAGGcgataaacctttcaaatgtggtgtttgtggaatgtgtttctCCCAATCCAATAACCTAAAAACACATGAACGCCGGCACACAGGCAACAAACCTtttaaatgcgatgtttgtgggaaaTGTTTTTCCTCATCGAGTCACCTAAAAGACCATGAACGAATGCATACAGGCAACAAACCT
Proteins encoded in this window:
- the LOC138693264 gene encoding zinc finger protein 235-like isoform X2; its protein translation is MSILVLHRVMMDMIKKEPEDDPLAIQPSDITDTDEKKPLSEEGNSFDLHMAGIKMECIDDSCDLTSKIKVEETSVPTEFVSIKCKAEEELRDLDTVKDKLKVEVTAEENEILTDRFAAINERTISSELGDIAQKESETVCEIPKNSGSSGKPVRSHEEKKQLEFETSKIYILNSTKPNEYLLKHAGKNPFKCDACGKCLSKSSSLKRHERLHKGEKPFICEECGKCFTLSSNLKCHQRIHRGEKPFKCDICCKCFFDSKSLKRHERMHTGEKPFRCIICGLCFSHSSGLKCHERLHTGDKPFKCGVCGMCFSQSNNLKTHERRHTGNKPFKCDVCGKCFSSSSHLKDHERMHTGNKPFQCDVCGKFFATTSNLKSHERMHRSEKPFECDVCGKCFSRPSNLKAHEHVHTGEKAISSVLCSVSRSRMAWKNKNTCL